One window from the genome of Myripristis murdjan chromosome 6, fMyrMur1.1, whole genome shotgun sequence encodes:
- the LOC115360095 gene encoding netrin-4-like, producing the protein MRLWTLLVMFRMCASSHPLTGNSKVKGAAVESRCAGRACNPRMGNLALGRVLTTRSVCGSNSSEPYCFYKQAAAPRSREACPAPKCSKCNAAIPSQAHPPLAMSDSSFRYPDTWWQSAEGVKEETLQLDLETEFYFTHLILVFRSPRPAAMVLERSQDHGRSWKTLRYFAGDCEAAFGLAEEAEESGATCTSKYSGALPCTRGEVIYRALSPWHSMDPYGRSAQDQLMVTNLRVRLLQRQPCPCQAKHPSATTLPTDHYAIYDFIVKGSCLCNGHAEHCVPARGYPPSQPRTSNMVHGKCVCRHNTAGDHCERCAPLYNDQPWQAANGIVGTAHECQKCKCNGHAKSCHFNRGLWLASGRRSGGVCDSCRHNTEGRHCQNCKKGFYRDPSRPKTAPDSCRPCSCHHVGTVLSGGSALCNPTNGECTCKPGVGGPFCDSCMMGYWGLHEYGCRPCDCAGDCDPYTGDCISGSDVEVFYTATGHMGHSSNNSEPALFRVEELFSALHHSEKCECVEVALSSPKLICAMEYDYMLMVKVMSAHDKGSHAEVDVKVKKVLHQNPHMKIQRGGITLYPESWTTQGCTCPILNPGSEYVVAGHEDWRTGRLMVNSKSLVKTWKSSLGRKLLHILRNDCRHR; encoded by the exons ATGAGATTGTGGACTTTACTTGTCATGTTCCGGATGTGCGCATCTTCTCATCCTCTGACCG GTAACTCTAAAGTTAAAGGTGCAGCCGTGGAGAGCCGCTGCGCCGGCCGAGCCTGCAACCCCCGCATGGGCAACTTGGCTCTGGGTAGAGTGCTGACCACCCGGTCGGTGTGCGGCTCCAACTCCTCAGAGCCTTACTGCTTCTACAAGCaggctgctgccccccgcagccGAGAGGCTTGTCCGGCACCTAAATGTAGCAAGTGCAACGCTGCCATCCCGAGCCAGGCTCACCCGCCCCTTGCCATGAGCGACTCCTCATTCCGCTACCCTGACACCTGGTGGCAGTCGGCCGAGGGGGTGAAGGAGGAGACGCTGCAGCTGGACCTGGAAACCGAGTTTTACTTCACCCATCTGATCCTGGTGTTCCGCTCCCCCCGCCCCGCTGCTATGGTGCTGGAGCGCTCCCAGGACCACGGGCgctcctggaagaccctcaggTATTTTGCCGGGGACTGCGAGGCCGCCTTCGGCCTGGCAGAGGAGGCTGAAGAGAGTGGCGCGACTTGCACCTCCAAGTATTCAGGAGCGCTCCCATGCACCAGAGGGGAG GTGATCTATCGTGCCTTGTCGCCCTGGCACTCCATGGATCCCTACGGCCGATCTGCCCAGGACCAGCTTATGGTCACCAACCTGAGAGTGCGACTTCTTCAGCGCCAGCCATGCCCATGCCAGGCCAAACATCCCAGTGCCACTACTTTACCCACAGACCATTATGCCATCTATGACTTCATCGTTAAAGGCAGTTGTCTTTGCAATGGCCATGCAGAGCACTGTGTGCCAGCCCGTGGCTACCCTCCCAGCCAGCCGAGGACCAGCAACATG GTACATGGGAAGTGTGTTTGCAGACACAACACAGCCGGTGACCACTGTGAGCGCTGTGCACCACTCTACAACGACCAACCCTGGCAGGCTGCCAACGGCATTGTGGGCACAGCACATGAGTGCCAGA AGTGCAAATGTAACGGCCATGCCAAGAGCTGTCACTTCAATCGGGGACTATGGTTGGCATCAGGACGGCGCAGTGggggtgtgtgtgacagctgtcGCCACAACACAGAGGGACGCCACTGTCAGAACTGCAAAAAGGGCTTCTATAGAGACCCAAGCAGACCCAAGACCGCCCCTGACTCCTGCAGAC CGTGCTCTTGCCACCACGTGGGCACAGTCCTCTCAGGTGGCAGCGCCCTCTGTAATCCTACCAATGGCGAGTGCACGTGTAAGCCAGGTGTCGGAGGCCCCTTTTGTGACAGCTGCATGATGGGATACTGGGGGCTCCATGAATATGGCTGCCGCCCATGTGATTGCGCAGGGGACTGTGATCCTTACACTGGTGACTGTATTTCTGG CTCCGACGTGGAGGTCTTCTATACAGCCACTGGCCACATGGGACACAGCAGCAATAATAGTGAGCCGGCACTCTTTAGGGTAGAGGAGCTTTTCTCTGCACTGCACCACTCTG AGAAATGCGAGTGTGTGGAAGTGGCCCTCAGCAGCCCTAAACTCATCTGCGCTATGGAGTATGACTACA TGCTGATGGTGAAGGTGATGTCAGCTCACGATAAAGGCTCCCATGCTGAGGTGGATGTGAAGGTCAAAAAGGTCCTGCACCAGAACCCTCACATGAAGATCCAGAGAGGAGGGATCACCCTTTATCCAGAGTCTTGGACCACGCAGGGCTGCACCTGTCCTATCCTAAACCCAG GATCAGAGTATGTGGTGGCGGGTCATGAGGACTGGAGGACCGGGCGACTGATGGTCAACAGCAAGAGCCTGGTCAAAACATGGAAGTCCAGCCTGGGACGCAAACTCCTGCACATCCTCAGGAATGACTGCAGACATCGGTAG
- the LOC115361304 gene encoding methionine aminopeptidase 2-like: MAELQLQHEVEPQLLNGDDLNEEREDADTSESVKKKRRKKKRNKATAPAGTNEAEGDGEVGGVGDVMKQLEQQALEDKEKEEDGEDDGDEGENSAGKKKKKKKKKKGLKGQTDPPSVPICELYPNGDFPKGEECEYPPSKDGRSAAWRTTNEEKRVLDKANEEMWNDFRQAAEAHRQVRTYVRSWIKPGMTMIEICERLEDCSRRLIKENGLKAGLAFPTGCSINHCAAHYTPNAGDPTVLRYDDVCKIDFGTHINGRIIDCAFTVTFNPKYDRLLEAVRDATNTGIKCAGIDVRLCDIGETIQEVMESYEVEIDGKTYQVKPIRNLNGHSIGPYRIHSGKTVPIVKGGEATRMEEGEVYAIETFGSTGRGAVHDDMECSHYMKNFNVGHVPIRLPRAKHLLNVINENFGTLAFCRRWLDRQGESKYLMALKNLCDLGIIDPYPPLCDTKGSYTAQYEHTILLRPTYKEVVSRGDDY; encoded by the exons ATGGCGGAGCTACAGCTTCAGCATGAAGTGGAGCCTCAACTTCTCAATGGGGACGACTTGAACGAAGAAAGAGAAGACGCCGACACTTCAGAATCggtaaagaaaaagagaagaaaaaagaagaggaataaGGCTACTGCACCGG CAGGGACAAATGAGGCTGAGGGGGATGGAGAAGTCGGAGGTGTTGGTGATGTGATGAAACAGTTGGAGCAGCAAGCTCTGGAGgacaaagagaaggaggaagatggTGAAGACG ATGGGGATGAGGGAGAGAACTCAGccgggaaaaagaagaagaagaagaagaaaaagaaaggat TGAAGGGACAGACTGACCCTCCCTCAGTCCCTATTTGTGAGCTGTATCCCAACGGAGACTTTCCAAAGGGAGAGGAGTGTGAATATCCCCCATCAAAAGACGG GCGCAGCGCAGCATGGCGGACCACCAACGAAGAGAAGCGGGTGCTTGACAAGGCCAATGAAGAGATGTGGAATGATTTCAGACAGGCAGCCGAGGCGCACCGGCAGGTTCGCACCTATGTCAGGAGCTGGATCAAACCAGGAATGACTATGATTGAAATCTG TGAGAGGCTAGAGGATTGCTCCAGGAGGCTGATCAAAGAAAATGGGCTAAAGGCAGGCCTTGCCTTCCCCACTGGCTGCTCCATCAACCACTGTGCTGCTCACTACACGCCAAATGCAGGAGATCCCACCGTGCTACGCTACGACGATGTCTGCAAGATTGACTTTGGAACGCACATTAATG GTCGAATAATAGACTGTGCCTTCACCGTCACTTTCAATCCAAAGTATGACAGGCTGCTGGAGGCTGTGAGAGATGCCACTAACACCGGCATCAAG TGTGCAGGAATTGATGTGCGCTTATGCGACATTGGTGAGACCATTCAGGAGGTCATGGAGTCTTACGAAGTGGAGATAGATGGGAAAACATACCAAG tgaaacCAATCAGGAATCTTAATGGCCACTCCATTGGACCGTATAGGATACACTCAGGCAAGACAGTCCCTATAGTAAAAGGTGGAGAAGCCACAAGGATGGAG GAAGGTGAGGTTTATGCCATTGAGACATTTGGCAGTACAGGAAGAGGTGCGGTCCACGATGACATGGAGTGCTCGCATTACATGAAGAACTTCAACGTTGGACACGTGCCAATAAG GCTTCCAAGGGCTAAACATCTGCTGAATGTGATCAATGAGAACTTTGGCACCTTGGCATTCTGCCGCCGCTGGCTGGACCGTCAGGGTGAGAGTAAGTACCTGATGGCGCTGAAAAATCTGTGTGACCTTGGCATCATAGACCCGTACCCACCTCTCTGCGACACCAAGGGCAGCTACACCGCCCAGTATGAGCACACCATCCTACTCAGGCCCACCTACAAGGAGGTAGTGAGCCGAGGAGACGATTACTAA
- the LOC115361303 gene encoding uncharacterized protein C3orf20 homolog, with product MDVSESKPGAVPARGMDDDLVDAYKRAAPHLLNELACLLSQHKWTEEGRIPHGLVNILNYSWQDLTAGAVHLRGPGQFDKRRKSKGSPNFDETLPLLSVKDKMKTEKRNSAVVRNAGSSERKTQIHSHLCTKRPISINAHKAHASTTINFSMSSQSCKEQGWIIQPKKPSSDEPQQIAMCQWVLEQLHKATTPIELQTAEQAEQGLDKPLILRHYGDAKLYLKGKRTRGKVWHAAVVDGLPQIPEVKQQDPAREKLHYRINDGSSIIYYPSGRVAVCQSHSGLPCGGFYTNVFSDSDCPVILASVTAIGHGTVTHPVSGAITAMWDQKGGFTCDSYGAVTKKWIWQTGPVLKEKTVIQLSDLISVRLFSGTSAVLRFRSENESVQLPISVLLNTTQPKQMPCQQIQEESTSAASQELLLAKKRNHAVVIQSKRDMGITSVSVHSGEVVQMVSEVEELEVPSVLWRGGGYASRELRRIHQRVRNILADWLDYYRMATGIKCPDMERMPDAPLRTRLRKEVQSAALPSLNPPEQADMNPGGPGEGRDELQDPPTHLSAPVDRTLNASLKLPRDLYVARTPKKRTKEEFHVTQIGHLRIRSNIILDSVIIPNSPELQPPAAVHCPVQSSFIPSVPLSLCPAMMRAALLEGEGRRLCCCSCRLMPLVTDLEYDAFITGQPANSEQILVVCVTPPHQSLVTPGQAALEQLYRKRNKNRTMPCTQCQRDSFRLVRYEMPTEKACCGVQNSLLQQRHNAAPGMALMYIRGKLLFVDYIFSGYSCSVRDFQKQISRTRGDYRLGLSLPPDYKFSDTKKISAAIDLPNAQEPHETLLGDCSGPTPSVGKTMPRERKMTQPPNASLLPQRATCKNAKKSPTAPPPPVVIH from the exons ATGGACGTGAGTGAGAGCAAGCCGGGAGCCGTGCCAGCTCGAGGGATGGACGACGATCTAGTGGACGCATACAAGCGTGCAGCTCCGCACTTATTAAATGAATTGGCTTGCCTGCTTTCACAACATAAGTGGACCGAGGAGGGACGTATTCCACACGGGCTTGTAAATATCCTGAATTACTCCTGGCAGGATCTCACTGCAGGGGCGGTACACCTGAGAGGTCCGGGGCAGTTTGACAAACGCCGCAAGTCTAAAGGTTCCCCCAACTTTGATGAAactctccctctgctgtctgtcaaggacaagatgaaaacagaaaagagaaactcgGCAGTTGTGAGAAATGCTGGTTCCtcggagagaaaaacacaaattcactCACATTTATGCACGAAAAGGCCAATATCTATTAACGCCCATAAAG CTCATGCTTCCACAACCATCAATTTCTCCATGTCATCCCAAAGCTGTAAAGAGCAAG GTTGGATCATTCAGCCAAAAAAGCCATCCAGTGATGAGCCTCAACAGATTGCTATGTGTCAGTGGGTGTTGGAGCAGCTTCACAAGGCAACAACGCCTAT AGAACTGCAAACAGCTGAGCAGGCTGAGCAGGGTCTGGACAAGCCACTCATACTCCGTCACTATGGCGATGCCAAGTTGTATTTGAAGGGCAAGAGAACGAGGGGCAAGGTCTGGCATGCCGCTGTTGTCGACGGTTTGCCCCAGAtacctgaggtgaagcagcaaGATCCAGCACGGGAGAAACTGCACTACAGAATCAACGATGGCTCCTCGATCATATA CTATCCATCTGGCCGTGTGGCAGTGTGCCAGAGCCATTCAGGTTTGCCTTGCGGAGGCTTTTATACCAATGTGTTCAGTGACAGCGACTGCCCTGTCATCCTGGCCTCTGTCACAGCGATTGGGCATGGGACTGTTACACACCCTGTGAG CGGCGCCATCACTGCAATGTGGGACCAGAAGGGCGGATTCACATGTGACTCTTATGGCGCTGTAACTAAGAAGTGGATCTGGCAGACAGGTCCTGTACTGAAGGAGAAGACTGTTATACAG TTGTCAGATCTGATCTCAGTGAGGTTGTTCAGTGGCACGTCTGCCGTCCTTAGATTTAGGAGTGAGAATGAAAGTGTTCAACTCCCAATCTCGGTCCTGCTGAACACCACCCAGCCAAAGCAAATG CCTTGTCAGCAGATACAGGAAGAGTCCACCTCTGCTGCGTCtcaagagctgctgctggctaAGAAGAGAAACCATGCTGTAGTTATACAGAGCAAGAGGGACATGGGAATCACATCT GTGTCTGTGCATTCTGGGGAGGTCGTCCAGATGGTCAGtgaggtggaggagctggaggtgcCATCGGTGCTGTGGAGAGGCGGAGGCTATGCCAGCAGGGAGCTGAGGAGAATTCATCAGAGAGTACGAAACAtcctggctgactggctggatTACTACCGCATGGCCACTG GTATCAAGTGTCCTGACATGGAGCGGATGCCAGATGCCCCACTGAGAACCAGGCTGAGGAAAGAGGTACAGTCAGCTGCCCTGCCCTCTCTGAACCCACCTGAGCAGGCAGACATGAATCCAGGCGGGCCAGGGGAGGGCAGAGACGAGTTACAGGACCCGCCTACACACCTGTCAGCACCAGTGGACCGCACTCTGAATGCCTCCCTCAAGCTGCCCAG AGACCTGTATGTTGCCAGGACACCTAAAAAGCGAACAAAGGAAGAGTTTCATGTCACTCAAATAGGACACCTTCGAATTCGCAGCAACATCATACTGGA TTCAGTGATTATTCCAAACAGTCCAGAGTTGCAGCCTCCTGCCGCTGTCCACTGTCCAGTCCAGTCGTCGTTTATCCCCTCTGTTCCCCTCAGTTTGTGTCCTGCCATGATGAGGGCTGCCCTTctggagggggaggggcggcggctgtgctgctgtagctgcagACTGATGCCACTCGTGACAGACCTCGAGTATGACGCCTTCATCACAGGGCAGCCTGCAAACAGTGAGCAGattctggtggtgtgtgtgactCCACCGCACCAATCCCTTGTTACACCTGGTCAGGCTGCACTGGAGCAGCTTTACAGGAAGAGGAACAAGAACAGGACCATGCCCTGCACACAG TGCCAGAGGGATTCATTTCGTTTGGTGAGGTATGAGATGCCCACAGAAAAGGCCTGCTGTGGAGTTCAGAACAGCCTactgcagcagagacacaatgCTGCTCCTGGGATGGCCCTG ATGTACATCCGAGGGAAGCTGCTGTTTGTGGACTACATCTTCAGTGGGTACAGTTGCTCAGTTCGGGACTTTCAGAAGCAAATCTCGCGGACTAGGGGAGACTACAGATTAGGCTTGAGCCTCCCTCCAGACTACAAGTTCAG TGATACAAAGAAGATCTCTGCAGCCATAGACTTGCCTAATGCACAAGAACCCCATGAAACACTATTAGGAGATTGTTCAGGACCAACTCCTTCAGTGGGAAAGACCATGCCCAGGGAGAG GAAAATGACTCAACCTCCTAACGCATCACTCCTACCACAGAGAGCCACGTGCAAAAACGCAAAAAAGTCTCccactgcacctcctcctcccgtTGTCATACACTGA